The Pseudomonas entomophila genome segment CGCATGGTGGTCGCCCAACGCCAGAAGAAGATGTCCTTCTACATGCAGAGCCTGGGCGAGGAAGCCATCGGCAGCGGCCAGGCCCTGGCCCTGAACCGCACCGACATGTGCTTCCCCACCTACCGCCAGCAGAGCATCCTGATGGCCCGCGAGGTGTCGCTGGTTGACATGATCTGCCAGCTGCTGTCCAACACCCGCGACCCACTCAAGGGCCGCCAGCTGCCGATCATGTACTCGGTGCGCGAAGCGGGCTTCTTCACCATCAGCGGCAACCTGGCCACCCAGTTCGTCCAGGCGGTCGGCTGGGCCATGGCCTCGGCGATCAAGGGCGATACGAAAATCGCCTCGGCCTGGATTGGCGACGGCGCCACCGCCGAGTCCGATTTCCACACCGCCCTGACCTTCGCCCACGTCTACCGCGCCCCAGTGATTCTCAACGTGGTCAACAACCAGTGGGCGATCTCCACATTCCAGGCCATCGCCGGGGGCGAATCGACCACCTTCGCCGGCCGTGGCGTGGGTTGCGGTATCGCCTCGCTACGGGTGGACGGCAACGACTTCATCGCGGTCTACGCCGCCTCGCGCTGGGCCGCCGAACGCGCCCGCCGCGGCCTGGGCCCGACGCTGATCGAATGGGTCACCTACCGCGCCGGCCCGCACTCGACTTCGGACGACCCATCGAAGTACCGCCCAGCCGACGACTGGAGCCACTTCCCGCTGGGCGACCCAATCGCGCGCCTCAAGCAACACCTGATCAAGGCCGGCCACTGGTCCGAGGAAGAGCACCAGGCCGTCAGCGCGGAGCTCGAGGCCGAGGTGATCAAGGCGCAGAAGGACGCCGAGCAGTTCGGCACCCTGAGCAATGGCCATATCCCCAGCGCCGCCTCGATGTTCGAGGACGTGTACAAGGAAATGCCCGACCACCTGCGCCGTCAGCGCCAGGAACTGGGGGTCTGAGATGAACGATCACAACAACAGCATCCATCTGGAAAACGCCATGTCCACCACCACCATGACCATGATCCAGGCCCTGCGCTCGGCCATGGATGTCATGCTCGAGCGCGATGACAACGTGGTGGTCTATGGCCAGGACGTTGGCTACTTCGGCGGCGTGTTCCGCTGCACCGAAGGCTTGCAGACCAAGTACGGCAAGTCCCGCGTGT includes the following:
- a CDS encoding 3-methyl-2-oxobutanoate dehydrogenase (2-methylpropanoyl-transferring) subunit alpha encodes the protein MNEYAPLRLHVPEPTGRPGCQTDFSYLRLNDAGQVRKPPIDVEPADTADLSGSLVRVLDEHGNAVGPWAEGIDPQVLRQGMRAMLKTRIFDSRMVVAQRQKKMSFYMQSLGEEAIGSGQALALNRTDMCFPTYRQQSILMAREVSLVDMICQLLSNTRDPLKGRQLPIMYSVREAGFFTISGNLATQFVQAVGWAMASAIKGDTKIASAWIGDGATAESDFHTALTFAHVYRAPVILNVVNNQWAISTFQAIAGGESTTFAGRGVGCGIASLRVDGNDFIAVYAASRWAAERARRGLGPTLIEWVTYRAGPHSTSDDPSKYRPADDWSHFPLGDPIARLKQHLIKAGHWSEEEHQAVSAELEAEVIKAQKDAEQFGTLSNGHIPSAASMFEDVYKEMPDHLRRQRQELGV